The DNA sequence GCCACCAGATGTACACCACCAGGAACGCGGTCGCGGTGAGCCCGGCGAGCAGGAACAGCCCGGCGACGAACCGGCTGATCCGCCGTTCCGCCCTGGTGCCGGGCACCGGAAATGGCGGCTCGTAGTGGACGATCTCGATGTCGTCGCGCCGGGCGCCCTCGCGCAGCACGTCGAACGACGTCAGCCGAGGGTCGTCCAGGCTCACCGGCGCCGGCTGGCGGTGCTGCTGAGTGGTGTCGATGTCGGTGCTCATGACTTCCCCGCAATCCACAGGCTGGCGAAGACCAGCGCGGTGATGCCGACCAGGAAGATGGCGATGCCCTCGGTCACCGGACCGTACCGGCCGAGGTTGGCCAGCCCGCCGGGGTCACCGTCGGTCTTCAGCCCTTCCTGCACGAAGGCGATGATGTCGCGCTTCTGCTCGGGGGTGAGCTGGTTGTCCCCGAAGACCGGCATGTTCTGCGGGCCGGTCAGCATGGCGGCGTACAGCTGCCGGTCGGTGGCCGGATCCAGGCTCGGTGCGTACTTGCCGGAGGACAACGCTCCGCCGCCGCCGCTGAAGGCGTGGCAGGACGAGCAGTTGATCCGGTAGAGGTGACCGCCGACGGCGATGTCACCGCCGGTACGCAGCATCTCGCCGTCCGGCAGCTGCGGGCCGCCGCCCAGCTCCTGGATGTACTGGCCGAGCTGGCGGATCTCCTCCTCGGTGAAGACCACCGGCTTGCGCTCGGCCTGGGCCTCCTGCCGGGCCATCGGCATCCGGCCCGTGCCGACCTGGAACTCCACCGACGCCGATCCGACACCGATCAGGCTGGGGCCGCGTCCCTCGACGCCCTGGGCGTTGCGCCCGTGGCAGGAGATGCAGCTCTGGTCGAACAGCGCCTTGCCGTCCTCGGCCGCCTGGGACAGCTGCGGGGTGTCCTGCGCCTGCAGGCCCGGGGCGAAGACGGTGTACGCACCGCCGGCCAGGAACAGCGCGGCGAGCAACCGGACCGCGGTGCCCAGCCGACGGCGGCCCCGGCCTCGCGGCGTGGCCCGCCCGCTGCGCAGCCGGGCGAGGAGACCACGTCCGCGGTCGGCTCGCCGGTCGGCGGGGGTGTCAGATGTCATTGACCTGAATCCTTGTCGGTTTTGCGACCTGCCTGGTCGGCACGACGCCGCACCATCACGGTGAGTGACCGCTTGATGATCATTGCAGCCAGTAGATCATGAAGTAGAGGCCGATCCAGACCACGTCGACGAAGTGCCAGTAGTACGACACGACGATGGCCGAGGTGGCCTGGGCCGGGGTGAACCGCCCCATCGTGGTGCGGACCATGTAGATCAGGAAGGCGACCAGGCCACCCGCCACGTGCAGCCCGTGGAAGCCGGTGGTGAGGTAGAACACCGAGCCGTAGCCGTCACCGTTGATCTTGATGCCGTGGTGGACCAGCTCCCGGTACTCGTTGACCTGGCCGAGCAGGAAGATCAGGCCCATCACGAAGGTGATCGTGAACCACCGCCGCAGCGCGTGCACGTCTCCCCGCTCTGCGGCGAACACCCCGATCTGGCAGGTGACCGAGGAGGCCACCAGGATCGCGGTGAAGACCGTCGCGTACGGGATGTTCAGCTCTGGGGTGTGCTCCTCCCACATGCTGTAGTCCGCCGCGCGGATGGAGAAGTACATCGCGAACAGCGCCGCGAAGAACATCAGTTCGCTGGAGAGCCACACGATCGTCCCGACGCTGACCATGTTCGGTCGGGTCAGCGAGTGGATCCGGCTCTTGTCAATCGCTGGGGCCGCAGTCACGCGGTCATTATTGCTGCCGGTCAGTGCCCACGGACGGCGGGGTGGCAAACCCGACCCGCCGGTGGGCCGGATAACGTCGACCGAGGCCGCTGGCCTAGCCTCGTCGTGTGGCAGATGTCGCTGCGATGGCCGTCCCGCCGTTCACGGTCTCGGCCCTGTTCACCGAGATCCAGCTGACCAACTGGCTGGCGCTGGCACTCGTCGTGGCCGCCGGCCTCTACCTGTACGGGGTGCACCGGCTGCGGCTACGCGGCGACCGCTGGCCGGTGTCACGCACCGTACTGTTCCTCGGCCCCGGACTGGGTGGCATCGCCGCCGTCACGGTGAGCGGAATCGGCGCCTACGACACCACGCTGCTGTCGGTGCACATGGTCCAGCACATGGTGCTGTCGATGATCGCGCCGATCTTCCTCGCGCTGGGTGCACCGGTCACCCTGGCGCTGCGCACCCTGCCCGGCAACCCGCGGCGCCGCCTGCTCGCCGTCCTGCACAGCAGGTACGCCCGAGTGGTCACCTTCCCGCTGGTCGCCTTCGGCCTGTTTGTCATAAACCCGTTTGTGCTGTATTTCACTGATTTGTACCGGTTGACCCTGGAGAGCAGCCTCGCCCACGAGTTCGTCCACGCCCACTTCATCATGACCGGCTGCCTGTTCTTCTGGCCGCTGGTCGGGCTCGACCCGCTGCCCGGCCGCTGGCCGTACCCGGCCCGGGCGCTGCTGATGGTGCTCTCCGTGCCGTTCCACACCGTGCTCGGGCTCACCGTCATGCAGAGCAGCACCCTGTTCGGCGGCGACTGGTACCCGTCGCTCGGGCTGACCTGGGCCGACCCGTGGGCCGACCAGGAGGTGGCCGGCGGCGTCCTGTGGGCCGGCGGGGAGTTCGTCAGCGTCACCATGCTCGCCGTGCTGGTGGTGCAGTGGATGCGCCAGTCCGAGCGGGAAGCCCGACGCATCGACCGGGAACTCGACCGTCAGGAGGCGCGACAGGCCCGCGCGGCGGTCGCCGCCGACTGACCCGCTCGCCGGACGCGACCCGGACGGACGGTACGATCAGCGCGCAGCTACGAGGTGGGAGTCGAGCGAGAAGATGACCGAGCGCGTGCACACCGTCCTGCTCTACAGCGACGACCCGCAGGTACGGGACCGGATGCGGCTGGCCGTCGGCACCCGCCCCGCCACCGACCTGACCGTCGAGTTCGTCGAGGCGTCCGACTACGCCGGGTGCGTCCGGCTGGTTGACGAGTACGAGATCGACCTGATGCTGCTCGACGGTGAGGCCACCCCCGGCGGCGGGCTCGGTATCGCCCGGCAGATCAAGGACGACCGCGCCGACGCGCCGCCGACCTGCGTGGTGATCGCCCGCGCCGCCGATCGCTGGCTGGCCTCGTTCGCCGAGGTCGACGCCACCCTGATGCACCCGCTCGACCCGGTGACCACCGGCCAGACCGTCGCCGGCATGCTGCGCGGCCGGTCCGGCAAGCTGCCCGCCGCCTGACCCGCGCACCACGGCACCGGCACCGGCTACACCGCACCGCATCACGGCACCACCCACGCCCCCACCGCACCGCCCCATCGCATCTGGGAGAGGCCCCATGGGTGAACGGTCCTGGCCGAATCTGCTCAACGCGCTGCTCGCCGGCGAGCAGCTCTCCACCGCCGACACCACCTGGGCGATGGGCGAGATCATGACGGGCTCCGCCACACCCGCGCAGATCGCCGGCTTCGCCGTCGCCCTGCGGGCCAAGGGTGAGACGTCGGCCGAACTGGTCGGGCTGGTGGAGTCGATGCTCGCCAACGCGGTGCCGGTCGGTCTGCCGGACGGACTGCGCGCGGAGACGGTGGACGTCGTCGGCACCGGCGGGGACCGGGCCCACACGGTGAACATCTCCACCATGGCCGCGATCGTCACGGCGGCCGCCGGTGCCCGGGTGGTCAAGCACGGCAACCGGGCGGCCTCGTCCTCGTGCGGCGCGGCCGACCTGCTGGAGCACTTCGGTATCCCGCTCGACCTGGGGCCCGAAGGGGTGGCCCGGTGCGTGGCCGAGGTCGGCATCGGTTTCTGCTTCGCCGCCCGGTACCACCCGGGGATGCGGCACACCGGGACGACCCGGCGGGAGATCGGCGTACCGACCGTGTTCAACTTCCTCGGCCCGCTGACCAACCCGGCCCGGCCCCGGGCCGGGGCGATCGGCTGTTTCGACACCCGGATGGCGCCGGTGATGGCGCAGGTGTTCGCCAGCCGGGGCGACACCGCGCTGGTGATGCGGGGTGAGGACGGGCTGGACGAGCTCAGCACCGCCGCCCCGACCAGGGTCTGGTTCGCCGCCGACGGCGGGGTCCGGGAAATGGTCGTGGACGCCGCCGAGGACCTGGGGGTCGCCCGCAGCGCCCCCGGCGATCTCCGTGGCGGGGACGCCGCCTTCAACGCCGATGTCACCCGGCGGCTACTCGCCGGCCAGACCGGTCCGGTCCGGGACGCGGTGCTGGCCAACGCCGCAGCGGCGCTGACCGCTCAGGCGGTACAGACCGGCGCCGCGCCGGTTGACGAGCCGCTGGAGACGATGCGGGCACAGTTGGGCCGGGCCGCCGAGGCGGTGGACAGCGGCGCGGCCGCCGCGCTGCTGGACCGGTGGGTCCAGGTGGCCCAGTCGGCTGCGGGTACCACCACCGGCTGAGTCGCGACGCCCAGCGGCTGAGCCGGATGTGGTCGCCGGGACCGGTGAGCAAACAGTGACATTCTCCCAGCAATTTACCTTAATATTCCCAGCTTTGCCCCTTTTATCCGCAGATTCGATGACGTAGCGTAATCACTGACCGCAAGGGTGCGGCGCCCCCCGCCCCCTCCCCCCTTGAGGTCAGCGATGCTGCGGATCTTCCTCACCGCACTGGTCGTCCTCGGCGGTCTCTTCCTCGTCTCCCTGCTGGTCGCCTTCGGCTACGGCCTGCTGCGCCCGGAGCGGGTCCACCGCGCCGCCCGGGCACGCCGCGCCAACCACCCCCGGTACGGCCCGGTACGCCACGATCAGGTGGCTATCCTCGTCGCCTGCCGCAACGGCGCCGGCACCATCGCCGCCGCAGTGGCGGCGGCCCGCCGTACCGGGGCACCGGTCTTCGTCGTCTCCGACGCCTCGACCGACGACACTGCCCGCCGCGCGGCCCAGGCCGGCGCCGAGGTGCTGGACCTGGCCACCAACGTCGGCAAACCGGCCGCGCTGCACGCCGGATACCGGCACTTCCAGCTCGGCGCACGGTTCCGGGCGGTGGCGATCCTCGACGACGATGTGATCATCGCCGAGAACTTCGTCACCGAGGCGCTGGCCACCATGACCGACCAGGTGGCGATCGCGGTCGGGCACAACGTCACCTGGTGGCCGCGCGAGCACCGGTGGAATCCATGGCTGGCCAAGCGGGCCTACAGCTACTGGAACTACCAGCTGTTTCTGCGCCGGATCCAGAGCCACTTCAACGTGATGAACTGCATCTCCGGCTCCAACTCGCTGTACCGGGTGGAACTGCTCGACCGGGTGTTGCCGCAGCAGCCGCCGTACATCGTCGACGACACCTACTGGGTGCTGGAGACCCACCGCCGCGACCTGGGCCGGGTCGTCTACGCACCCCGGGCCACCGCGCTGTTGCAGGACCCGACCTCACTACGCGACTGGTACAAGCAGAATCTGCGCTGGCTCTGGGGCACTTTCCAGGGCATCCTCGGTCACCGGGTGGGGCGGCAGGTCAGCACCTTCGACTACGCGTACCTGCTGCTGATCCTGCACTGGGTGCTGTACGTGGCGGGCGCCCCGCTCACCGTGTGGGTGCTGGCCACCGCCGGACCGGGGTTGCTGCCCGGACTGCTGCTACTCGCTGCCGGTCAGGGTGTCTGGGTGGCACTGGCCGCCTGGCGGCTACGGCACCCGCAACTGCTGCTCATGCTGCCGCTGATCATGGTCGCCGACGTGATCTACCGGGTGATCTTCGTCCACGCGGCGGTCAAGGCCGTACGCCGACCCACCGTTGACCGCTGCGTCTGGTCCTCGCCGGAGCGAATCGGCACCCCGGCAGCCGCCGCCACAGCCGCCACCCCGGCAGCCGTCACACCGTGAAAGCCGTCGACAGAAGACCCTGAACCCGTCCAGCAGGACCCTGAACCAGTCAGCACGCCCTGAACCACCTCGAACGCCTCAGGAGGCAAAATGTCCGCGAGTCAGGACCTTCCAGTCACCGGAGCACCGGCCGCAGCCGTCGGGCTGGTCGGCGCGATCTCCCTCGCCATCGGTACGGCGCTGGTCGCCGTCGCCGGCTGGGGCGCGAAGCTGCGCCGCCGCAACAACCGGTGACTACCGGCTCAGCCGGAGCGGGCGACGGTCAGCTCAGTGCTCGGCGGTACGCCGGGTGCCGGTGTAGTACTCGAACAGCAACCCGGCCGCAGTGGCGATCACCGAGAGCAGCCCGAAGATGAGCAGCCACCACTGCCAGAAGACCAGGCCGAGACCGGCGATGGTAGCGGCCAGTGCCACCCCGAACGGCCAGTAGCTGCCCGGGCTGAAGAAGCCGACCTCGCCCGCTCCGTCGGAGATCTCAGCGTCCGGCCGGTCCTCGGGGCGCAGATCGATCCGGCGCGACACGAACCAGAAAAAGCCGCCACACATCGTGCAGAGCAGGAAGGACAGGATCAGCGCCGTGGTGCCGATCCACTCGACGTGCCCGAGCTGCCCGTAGGTCCACGCCGGGTAGACACCGGACACGACGAGCAGGAACGCCGCGACGATGCCGAACAGTCGCCACTCGGTCTTCATGACCGGCCCTCAGCTTCCCGCGCCCTGGGCGCTCGCGTTCCCGAAGTTCTGCGCGTCACGCTTGGTATCGAACGGGAAGGTCGTCACCGCGTACGGATCCTCCCCGATCGCGGCCAGCGCGTCCGGCGTCGAACTACCGGCCTGCTTCGCCGCGATGAACTGGTCGTACTGCTCCGGGTCGACCACCCGCATTTCGAAGTTCATCATCGAGTGGTACGTGCCACACAGCTCGGCGCACCGGCCGACGTAGGCGCCGTTCTGTTCGATGGTCACCTCGAACTGGTTGCGGATGCTGCCCGGGAAGACGTCCCGCTTGAACAGCAGCTCCGGTACCCAGAACGAGTGGATCACGTCGGTGCTGGTCTCCTCGAACCGGATGGTCCGCTCCGACGGCACCACCAGCACCGGGATGATGTCGGACGAACCGACCGTCGACGCCACCGTGTTGGCGTCCTCGCCTACCCCGTCACGGTAGTTGAACTGCCAGTTCCACTTGAACGCGACGACCTCGACGGTGACGTCCGGGTCCTCGCTGAGCCGGTCGACGTCGGTCTGCACCACAGCCGTGTAGTAGAACAGCACCGACACGACCAGGATCGGCGCGATGGTGTAGAGGAACTCCATCGGCATGTTGAACCGGGTCTGCACCGGCAACTGGTCACCGCGCTTGCGGTACCGGATGATGCACCAGAAGATCAGGCCCCAGACGAAGACGCCGACCGCGAGCGCCGCGATCACCGAGGCGATCCACAGGTCGTACATCCGGTGGGCCTGCGGGGTGATGCCCTGCGGCCAGCCGAAGCCGCCGAACGCAGCCCCGACGTCGCAGCCAGTAAGCAGGGTGAGCAGTGCCGCGCCGCCGAGACCGAGCTCGACGGCCCGCAACCGGAGCTGCCGCCGGCCGGGCCCGCGCCGTGCGCGCGTCGGCTGCCGGCCGTCGGCCGACGGCTGCCCTGCTGAATCGCTTGCGACCACCTGGTCCTGCCTCCCTCGCGGTGCCACCGATGCCACCTGTGGCAACCGGAACGACCTGGCCACGCGTGACGACATCGGCGATCAAAGGCGTCACCGACGGTCGCAGATTACTCGACCCGACAGGTCACCATCGGCGTGGGGTCTGGTTTGTCACCCGCCACGACCACCGGCGGGCCAGCCCACGGCCGGTACCGTCGACGGCTGTGGACTATCTCGACGCCGCGACCGCCGCACCGCTGCACCCGGTCGCCCGGGAGGCGCTGTCGGCGGCGCTGACCGACGGCTGGGCCGACCCGGCCAAGCTGTACACCCGGGCCCGCCGGGCCGGTCAGCTCCTCGACGCGGCCCGGGAGGTCACCGCCGACGTGCTGCGGGTTCGCACCGACGAGATCTCCTTCACACCCAGCGGTACGGTCGCCGCGCACGCCGCCGTCCTCGGCGGTCTCGCCGGGCGACGGCGGGTCGGGCACACCCTGGTGCACTCGGCGGTCGAACATTCGGCGGTGCTGCACGCCGGGCAGCGGCACACCGCCGACGGCGGCGAGGCGGTGTCGGTGCCGGTGGACCGGCTCGGCCGGATCGACCTGGCCGTCTGGTCGGCGGCGGTGTGCCGGCCGGGTGTGGCGTTCGCCGCACTGATCAGCGCCAGCCACGAGGTGGGTACGGTCCAACCGGTCGCCGAGGCGGCCCGGGTGTGCGCCGCGCACGGGGTGCCGCTGTACGTCGACGCCGCCCAGTCGGTGGGTCGGGTGCCGGTGCCCGACGGCTGGTCGGTGCTGACGGCCAGCGCCCACAAGTGGGGCGGGCTGCCGGGCGTCGGGGTGCTGGTGGTCCGCAAGGGCACCCGGTGGGAGTCGCCCTACCCGGCCGATGAGCGGGAGTTCGGCCGTACGCCCGGAGCGGTGAACCTGCCGGCGGTGGTCGCGTCGGCGGCGGCGCTGCGCGCGGCGGCCGCCGAGGCGCACGCGCAGGCCGCCCGGTTGTCGGCGCTGGTGGACCGGATCCGCGCGACGGTGGCCGCGACGGTGCCGGACGTGGAGGTGGTCGGCGACCCGACCGACCGGCTGCCGCACCTGGTCACCTTCTCCTGCCTTTACGTCGACGGTGAGGCGCTGCTGCACGCACTGGACCGGCGCGGCTTCGCAGTCTCCTCCGGCTCGTCGTGTACGTCGTCGACGCTGCGCCCGTCACACGTGCTGGAGGCGATGGGGGTGCTGTCGCACGGCAACGTCCGGGTCTCGCTGCACCGGGACACCACCGAGGCCGAGGTGGACCGGTTCCTGGCCGAGTTGCCGCAGGTGGTGGCCGACCTGCGGGCCGAGGCCGGAGTGGTCGGCCTGTGACCGGCGACGGCGCGGCACCGCAGCCCTCCGGCTGCGAGACGGCGCAGCCACCTGGTAGCGAGGTGGCGGAGACTCTCGACTGTCTGGGGCAGCGCTGCCCGCTGCCGGTGATCGCGCTGGCCCGGCGGCTGCCACAGCTGCCGGTCGGGTCGGTGGTCCGGGTGCTGGCCGACGATCCGGCGGCCGCCCTGGACATCCCGGCCTGGTGCCGGATCCGCAATCAGGAGTTCGTCGCCGCGTCGACCGTCGCCGGCTCCCCCGCCTTCGACGTCCGCCGCACCAGCTGAGCTGTCCGCCGCACCCACTGCGCGGACGGTGGCGCCACCGATGTGAGGCTGAGATACCTTACGACGCGGGCGGATTCAACCGGTCGTCGCAACAGTGGGTGTTTATGCTGCTGACGGGGCTGATAGTAGCTCGGCGAGGGCCTCGGCGGGGGTGCGGATGCCGAGTGTCTTGCGGGGGCGTCCGTTCAACTCGGCGGCGACAGCGGCGAGATGCTCGGCACTGTGGACAGAAAGGTCGGTGCCCTTCGGGAAGTACTGCCGCAGCAACCCGTTGGTGTTCTCGTTGCTGCCCCGCTGCCACGGCGAGTGCGGATCGCAGAAGTAGATGTCGATCCCGGCAGCGATCGACACCTCGACGTGGCGGGCCAACTCCCGGCCCTGGTCCCACGTCACCGACCGCCGCAACTGCTCGGGCATTGTCCGGATCGCCGCGATCAACGCATCCCGCACCTGCACCGCGTCGCGCCCGTCGGGCAGGTGCAGCAGCATGCAGAACCGGGTCGACCGCTCCACCAACGTCCCGATCGCCGACGCCCCGTTACGGCCGATGATCAGGTCGCCCTCCCAATGTCCGGGCACCGCCCGGTCAGCGACCTCCGCCGGCCGGTCCCGAATGTTGACCATGTCCGACAACCGGCCCCGCCGCTCACGCTCACGCCGACGCGGCCGCCGCAACGCCCGCCCCGTGCGCAGACACGCCGCCAGTTCCCGCCGCAACGCGCCCCGGCCCTGCACGTACAACGACTGGTAGATCGTCTCCGGTGAAACCCGCATGCTCTCATCGTCGGGGAACGCGGCCACCAGCCGCAGACTGATCTGCTCCGGTGACCACCGCAACGTCAACCAGTGCTGCACCACCATGTGTAGCCGCTCGTCGGCGGCCAGCTTCGCGACCTTCGGCCGTCTTGCCCGTTGCCTGGTCATCTTCTCGGCAGGTCCGGCCCGATAGGGGCCCCGCCAACCCTTGTTGCGGGTGACCTCCCGACAGATCGTCGACGGCGAGCGACCCAACCGGGTCGCGATCGACCGCTGCGACTCGCCCCGCGCCAAGGCCAGGGCGATCTCCTCCCGCTCATCGAACGACAGGTAGCGGCCCGACGCCGCCCGAGGTCCGTTGCTCTTCACCCCACCAGCCTCGGCGAACCACCGCAGCTCAGTGGGATGAGTGACCCCGGCGTGTCGTCCCGCCTCCTCGTTCGACATACCCGCCCGGACCGCGTCCCAGAACGCGACCCGCCGGAACCGGGGCAGTGATCTAGACATCGCAACTCCCTTGATCAACTCAGGTGTTGCGACGACCCCTTGAACCCGAGGCGCAGGTTAGGTATCTCAGCCTCACATCGGCGTGTCCAGAGGGTCGGCCGCCCGCGCACGCTACAGGTAACGAACGTCATGCTCGGGTCGAAGAGGTGCGTGCGAGGATGGCGGGCGTGAGCGCGCAGAACGGGTGGAGCAAGCTGCTGGAGTCCAACCCTGGGCACTCACAGTGGTACGTCGACCGGTTCCGGTCACTGGCCCGCGACGGTGCCGACCTCGACGGCGAGGCCCGGCTGGTCGACGCGATGCTGCCGCGTACGGCACGGGTGCTGGACGCCGGCTGCGGTCCCGGCCGGGTCGGCGCGGCTCTGGCCGCCGCTGGTCACGACGTCGTCGGCGTCGACCTGGACCCGGTGCTGATCGACGCCGCCCGGCAGGACCACCCGGGCCCGCGGTGGCTGGTCGGCGACCTGGCCGGGTTGGACCTGCCCGCACAGGGCATCACCGACGGCTTCGACGCGATCGTCAGCGCCGGCAACGTCATGACGTTCCTGGCTCCGGACACCCGCCGGGAGGTGCTGCGCCGGATGCGGCTGCACCTGCGCGACGGTGGCCGGATCGCGGTCGGGTTCGGCACCGACCGGGGCTATCCGGTCACCGACTTCCTGGCCGACACGCACGCCGCCGATCTGGTCGAGGATCTGCTGCTGGCGACCTGGGACCTGCGCCCGTACCGCGACGACTCCGATTTCCTGGTCGCGGTGCTGCGACCGGCCTGACCCCGCCGGTCAGGTCAGCTGGCGACCGTCGGGCGGGTCGACCCACACCAGCTGTACGGGGCGGACCATCCCGTACATCCGCAGTGCTGCCTTGACACCGCTGAACGGGTTGGGCAGGCCGCCGTTGGTCGGTACGACCACGGCTTCGTCGTCGAACGCCAGTCCCCAGCCGAGCACTCCACCGTCCTCGCCGGCCTCGGTCTCCGCACAGATCGCGAAGCGCGCCGGCACCTGCTCGGACGCCTGCTCTGTCATCATCTGCCGGACACTCACAGGCGTCTCCGACTGACGTCCTACCTCGTCGAGCCCCATAGCAGCCTCCTTCAGTTGCTGCGGCCCGAGGACGGCCCGCATCAGGCCAGCGCCATTGGGCAGTTCGCACTACTCGAGTTCGGTCACGGCATCCGGCCGGTGGCATACACGGAGCTTCTCGACGACGCCGTATTCGTACATGACCTCGATCGGGTCCGCACGTACCAGTGGGTCGCCGACAACCTTCGCGAGCTCGCGCTCCCGCCCGCCGAGACGCTCAACTGTCTTCAGACAGAGCTGAACCGGTGGTCGAAGGCGGGGTGAGCTGAGCAGAGATCAAGATCAGGTGAGCGCTGTGGACGTCTCAACCGCGAGGTGAGGTCCATGGCGCTCACCTGATCTTGGCCACCGACGCTGTCGTGAGTGCGCGGGCCAACGCTGTTGCGAGGCGAGCGGGCGGGTGGGCGAGCCGGTAGACGGCGCGGCCGGCGGTGCAAGCAGTTTGTCAGGCCGGCAGGTGGGCGCGGACGTCGTCGGCGACGGTGTCGCCGTACGAGTCGGCGAGCCGCTTGAGGAAGAGGTCCGGCTTGACGGCGTACTCCTGCGGTCCGGTGGTCTCCAGCACCAGCGCGGCGAGCAGGCAGCCGACCTGCGCGGCGCGTTCCAGGCCGAGGCCCCAGCCGAGGGCGGCGAAGAAGCCGGCGCGGAAGCCGTCACCGACACCGGTCGGGTCGTCGGCGACCACGTCGCGGGCCACCGGTACGTGGATCCGCTCGATGCCCCGGCCGGTGATCTCCACCCCGTCGGCGCCGAGCGTGGTGACCCGTACCGACACCAGGTCGAGCACCTGGTCGCCGGTGAGGCCGACCTTGCTCTCCAGCAGCGACCGCTCGTACTCGTTGGTCAGCAGGTACTCGGCGCCGTCGATCAGCTGCCGGACGTCCTCGCCGCTCATCCGGGCCAGCTGCTGCGACGGGTCGGCAGCGAACCGGTAGCCCCGGGCCCGGCACTCGGCGGAGTGCCGCAGCATCGCCTCGGGGTCGTTGGCGCTGACCAGCACCAGTTCAAGGCCACCCACCCGGGCGGCGACCGGCGCCAACTCGATGTTGCGGGCCTCGCTCATCGCACCGGCGTAGAAGGACGCGATCTGGCACAGGTCGTCGTCGGTGGTGCAGACGAAGCGCGCCGTGTGCGCCAACTCGCTGACATGCACCGAGTCGCAGTCGACGCCGTGGCGCTCCAGCCAGGAACGGTAGTCGGCGAAGTCGGCGCCGACCGCGCCGAGCAGCACCGGGCGCAGACCGAGCTGGGCCATCCCGAAGGCGATGTTCGCCGCCACCCCGCCCCGGCGGACGACCAGGTCGTCGACGAGGAACGACAGGGACACCTTGTCCAGCTGATCGGCGATCAGCTGGCCGGCGAACCGGCCGGGAAAGTGCATCAGATGGTCGGTGGCGATCGAGCCGGTGACGGCGATCTTCATGAGGGCCCTCGGGTGTCGGGGGTACGGAAATCGTGCGCGGGCCAGCTTACCGGGACGGGAGCCACCGGAACCCGTACCTGTCTCAACTATGCACGTTCAGCGCACAACCGACCGACTGCCGCCCAGGGCCGGACTGACGTCTGCCCCGGACGGCACCGAAAGGACCGATCGGATCAGTGGAAGGAGTCGCCGCAGGCGCAGGAGTTCTGCGCGTTCGGGTTGTCGATGGTGAAACCCTGCGCGTCGATCCGGTCCGCGAAGTCGATCTTCGCGCCGGTCAGGTACGGGGCGCTCATCCGGTCCACCACGACCTCGACGCCACCGAAGTCGTCGACGATGTCCCCGTCGAGCGACCGCTCGTCGAAGAACAGCTGGTACCGCAGGCCGGAGCAGCCGCCGGGCTGTACGGCGACCCGCAGCCGCAGGTCGTCGCGGCCTTCCTGGTCGAGCAGTGCCTTGACCTTCTCGGCCGCCACGTCGGTGAGGACGACGGTGGTCGAGGCGGCGGTCTCGGCCGTTTCGGACTGCGCTGATGTGCTCACGTGAAGGTCTCCCCTGCGACGGTGCGAATTCGTCCGTATCAGGTAACGCTAACCGGCCGGGCCACGATTCCCAATCCGGGTGGCCACAATCCGTACGTGATCCGCCGCGCATCCCACCATCCGGAAGATCACCAGGAACTCACCGTCCCACAGCCGCCGGCACGCCGTCAGCGGCTCCACTGGCCGGCCAGCCGGGCGGCGATCCCGCGCAGCCCGTCCGCCGGCCGGGCCAGTGCCTGCGCCAGCCCACCGCCGGTCTCGCCGCCGAAGTGGTCCACGAGGGCGTACGCCTCGGTGACGCCGGCCGCGGCCGACTCCCGCCGGCCGGTGGACACCTGGCCGGCGAGCACTACG is a window from the Solwaraspora sp. WMMD792 genome containing:
- a CDS encoding cytochrome c oxidase subunit 4; its protein translation is MKTEWRLFGIVAAFLLVVSGVYPAWTYGQLGHVEWIGTTALILSFLLCTMCGGFFWFVSRRIDLRPEDRPDAEISDGAGEVGFFSPGSYWPFGVALAATIAGLGLVFWQWWLLIFGLLSVIATAAGLLFEYYTGTRRTAEH
- the trpD gene encoding anthranilate phosphoribosyltransferase; its protein translation is MGERSWPNLLNALLAGEQLSTADTTWAMGEIMTGSATPAQIAGFAVALRAKGETSAELVGLVESMLANAVPVGLPDGLRAETVDVVGTGGDRAHTVNISTMAAIVTAAAGARVVKHGNRAASSSCGAADLLEHFGIPLDLGPEGVARCVAEVGIGFCFAARYHPGMRHTGTTRREIGVPTVFNFLGPLTNPARPRAGAIGCFDTRMAPVMAQVFASRGDTALVMRGEDGLDELSTAAPTRVWFAADGGVREMVVDAAEDLGVARSAPGDLRGGDAAFNADVTRRLLAGQTGPVRDAVLANAAAALTAQAVQTGAAPVDEPLETMRAQLGRAAEAVDSGAAAALLDRWVQVAQSAAGTTTG
- a CDS encoding heme-copper oxidase subunit III yields the protein MTAAPAIDKSRIHSLTRPNMVSVGTIVWLSSELMFFAALFAMYFSIRAADYSMWEEHTPELNIPYATVFTAILVASSVTCQIGVFAAERGDVHALRRWFTITFVMGLIFLLGQVNEYRELVHHGIKINGDGYGSVFYLTTGFHGLHVAGGLVAFLIYMVRTTMGRFTPAQATSAIVVSYYWHFVDVVWIGLYFMIYWLQ
- a CDS encoding cytochrome c, which gives rise to MTSDTPADRRADRGRGLLARLRSGRATPRGRGRRRLGTAVRLLAALFLAGGAYTVFAPGLQAQDTPQLSQAAEDGKALFDQSCISCHGRNAQGVEGRGPSLIGVGSASVEFQVGTGRMPMARQEAQAERKPVVFTEEEIRQLGQYIQELGGGPQLPDGEMLRTGGDIAVGGHLYRINCSSCHAFSGGGGALSSGKYAPSLDPATDRQLYAAMLTGPQNMPVFGDNQLTPEQKRDIIAFVQEGLKTDGDPGGLANLGRYGPVTEGIAIFLVGITALVFASLWIAGKS
- a CDS encoding cytochrome c oxidase assembly protein, whose protein sequence is MADVAAMAVPPFTVSALFTEIQLTNWLALALVVAAGLYLYGVHRLRLRGDRWPVSRTVLFLGPGLGGIAAVTVSGIGAYDTTLLSVHMVQHMVLSMIAPIFLALGAPVTLALRTLPGNPRRRLLAVLHSRYARVVTFPLVAFGLFVINPFVLYFTDLYRLTLESSLAHEFVHAHFIMTGCLFFWPLVGLDPLPGRWPYPARALLMVLSVPFHTVLGLTVMQSSTLFGGDWYPSLGLTWADPWADQEVAGGVLWAGGEFVSVTMLAVLVVQWMRQSEREARRIDRELDRQEARQARAAVAAD
- a CDS encoding glycosyltransferase family 2 protein yields the protein MLRIFLTALVVLGGLFLVSLLVAFGYGLLRPERVHRAARARRANHPRYGPVRHDQVAILVACRNGAGTIAAAVAAARRTGAPVFVVSDASTDDTARRAAQAGAEVLDLATNVGKPAALHAGYRHFQLGARFRAVAILDDDVIIAENFVTEALATMTDQVAIAVGHNVTWWPREHRWNPWLAKRAYSYWNYQLFLRRIQSHFNVMNCISGSNSLYRVELLDRVLPQQPPYIVDDTYWVLETHRRDLGRVVYAPRATALLQDPTSLRDWYKQNLRWLWGTFQGILGHRVGRQVSTFDYAYLLLILHWVLYVAGAPLTVWVLATAGPGLLPGLLLLAAGQGVWVALAAWRLRHPQLLLMLPLIMVADVIYRVIFVHAAVKAVRRPTVDRCVWSSPERIGTPAAAATAATPAAVTP